A single window of Anaerocolumna chitinilytica DNA harbors:
- a CDS encoding helix-turn-helix transcriptional regulator, with amino-acid sequence MKIDRLIGILAILLQQDKVTSPVLAEKFEVSRRTIHRDIEDLCKAGIPIVTKQGIDGGISIMDGYKIDKTLLTTSEMQAVLKGLQSLDSISGGNKYQTLMDKLSINNSSILANNNHILLDLSHWNTKTLAPKIEQFQSAIENHNLVSIRYYSPSGDSVRTLEPYLLLYRWHSWYVWAYCGLREEFRLFKLGRMDELKILKERFDPRKVEEPIDSGMGTFNQENLRITAAFEEKVKWRLMEEFDFEKMKKGEDGRLYLEFVWWDKEALFGYLLGFMENVEIISPKWLQEEFLSLLDRIAGKYRKGHEYA; translated from the coding sequence ATGAAAATTGACCGGTTAATAGGAATTCTAGCCATACTGTTGCAGCAGGATAAGGTAACTTCTCCCGTTTTGGCGGAGAAATTCGAAGTTTCCAGAAGAACTATCCACAGAGACATCGAAGACCTTTGCAAGGCCGGTATCCCAATTGTTACAAAACAAGGGATTGACGGTGGAATTTCCATAATGGATGGATACAAGATAGACAAAACTCTTTTAACAACTTCTGAAATGCAGGCAGTCCTAAAGGGGCTGCAAAGCCTTGATAGTATCTCCGGGGGAAATAAGTATCAGACCCTCATGGACAAACTGTCTATCAACAACTCATCCATTCTTGCGAATAATAATCATATTTTGCTGGACCTTTCCCATTGGAATACCAAGACCCTAGCGCCGAAGATAGAACAGTTTCAAAGTGCCATTGAAAATCATAACCTGGTATCCATTCGGTATTATTCTCCGAGCGGAGACAGTGTGAGGACCTTGGAACCTTATCTGTTATTATATCGGTGGCATTCCTGGTATGTCTGGGCATATTGCGGATTAAGAGAAGAGTTCCGGTTATTTAAGTTAGGTCGAATGGATGAACTAAAGATATTAAAAGAAAGATTTGACCCAAGGAAGGTAGAGGAACCAATCGATTCGGGAATGGGAACCTTTAATCAGGAAAATCTTCGCATTACGGCAGCCTTTGAAGAAAAGGTAAAATGGCGTTTGATGGAAGAGTTTGATTTTGAGAAAATGAAAAAAGGGGAAGACGGCAGGCTTTATCTGGAGTTTGTCTGGTGGGATAAAGAAGCATTATTCGGATATCTGCTAGGGTTTATGGAGAATGTCGAGATTATCAGTCCGAAGTGGCTCCAGGAAGAATTCCTTTCCCTATTAGACCGAATTGCCGGGAAATATAGAAAAGGACACGAATATGCATGA
- a CDS encoding phosphotransferase, with amino-acid sequence MNKAKELTKEEIKEVLKKWSIDAIPVSIHPRAWDINQSYILKAYDEPDVLERNVISMRTLLAAGVPVPEIISLPDGKDYAEKDGGYYMLMTKLHGHAVKPYECMDNWFFHFGTILAELHIAFLKCENNLHSWDNSLLEEMNGWVKKNIAKYNIDYLNDKDVQAAVEELASFYEDLPRQLIHRDVHLGNFLFENGEFTGYIDFDLSQKNIRIFDLCYFLLGLLLEENGFKEDDRWYEIIRQVVSGYDRVSPLNLTEKRAFASVMKNIELLFAAYFIDIGEAELARNAVDLFYFVKRNERKILTGCNAQN; translated from the coding sequence ATGAATAAGGCAAAAGAACTTACCAAGGAAGAAATAAAAGAAGTACTAAAAAAATGGAGTATAGATGCTATTCCTGTATCAATTCACCCCAGGGCATGGGATATTAATCAATCTTATATTTTAAAAGCCTATGACGAGCCGGATGTCTTGGAGAGAAATGTAATATCAATGAGAACACTGCTTGCTGCTGGAGTTCCGGTACCGGAAATAATTTCATTGCCGGACGGAAAAGATTATGCAGAAAAAGACGGTGGCTATTATATGTTAATGACGAAACTGCATGGACATGCAGTGAAACCATATGAATGCATGGATAACTGGTTCTTTCATTTCGGGACGATATTAGCAGAGCTTCATATCGCCTTTTTAAAGTGTGAGAATAACCTTCATTCTTGGGATAACAGCTTGCTTGAGGAAATGAATGGCTGGGTAAAGAAGAATATCGCCAAGTATAACATCGACTATCTGAACGATAAGGATGTACAGGCAGCAGTGGAGGAGCTGGCTTCATTCTACGAGGATTTACCAAGACAATTGATACACAGAGATGTCCATTTGGGAAATTTCTTATTCGAGAATGGAGAATTCACAGGGTATATTGATTTTGATTTAAGTCAGAAGAATATCCGAATATTTGATTTATGCTACTTCCTTTTGGGACTTCTTTTAGAGGAAAATGGTTTTAAGGAAGACGATAGATGGTATGAAATTATACGGCAGGTAGTTAGCGGCTATGATAGGGTAAGCCCCCTTAATTTAACTGAAAAAAGGGCCTTTGCCAGTGTAATGAAGAATATAGAACTATTATTTGCTGCTTATTTTATAGATATAGGAGAAGCAGAATTGGCTAGAAATGCAGTGGATTTATTTTACTTTGTTAAAAGGAATGAAAGGAAGATTTTAACCGGTTGTAATGCACAGAATTAA
- a CDS encoding helix-turn-helix domain-containing protein yields the protein MPQYDRHKDRNVYIEFIATEDFKDFPYSERLTLTFVTTGSIHGVLNNRPFQILAPGILCLSEKDEIQIMQKEKVSAQSFCFHPDFFNTVRNSDTQDGIATNLRIQTGLSLFFREGRHTGIPIVSEKAYPHLFEWFFVLGTEVYAQSDGLWVCRIKRYLIQILGMLEELNRQSEQSPVDEVLDYIYTNYPDKVTLKELTDCAHLNRVSLNKLFQERCGCTAMNFLLMYRLKIAGYLLIHTDMSLNEIARSTGFEYDTYFIKQFTLKRGISPTVYRNASREHALLL from the coding sequence ATGCCCCAATATGACCGCCATAAAGACAGAAATGTATATATTGAATTTATTGCTACGGAAGATTTTAAAGATTTTCCCTATTCGGAGCGATTAACCCTGACCTTTGTTACGACAGGAAGTATACATGGTGTATTAAACAATCGTCCTTTTCAAATTTTAGCCCCGGGTATATTGTGCTTATCCGAGAAAGACGAAATACAAATTATGCAGAAGGAGAAGGTATCTGCCCAATCCTTCTGCTTTCATCCGGATTTTTTTAATACGGTACGAAACTCTGATACCCAGGATGGTATTGCCACTAATTTGAGAATTCAAACAGGTCTTTCACTCTTTTTTAGGGAGGGCAGGCATACAGGAATACCCATTGTTTCGGAGAAAGCATATCCTCATTTATTTGAATGGTTTTTTGTACTTGGAACAGAAGTTTATGCTCAAAGTGATGGGCTCTGGGTATGCAGAATTAAAAGGTATCTTATACAGATATTAGGGATGCTTGAGGAGCTGAACCGTCAAAGTGAGCAATCACCGGTTGATGAGGTTCTGGATTATATCTACACGAATTATCCGGATAAGGTAACATTGAAGGAGTTAACAGACTGCGCACACTTAAACCGTGTTTCACTGAATAAATTATTTCAGGAGAGATGCGGCTGTACAGCTATGAACTTTTTACTGATGTATCGTCTAAAAATAGCAGGCTACCTTCTGATTCACACAGATATGAGTTTGAATGAAATAGCTCGTTCTACCGGCTTTGAATATGATACTTACTTTATAAAGCAATTTACTCTAAAAAGAGGTATTTCTCCAACCGTATACCGGAATGCTTCCAGAGAGCATGCGTTACTCCTATAA
- a CDS encoding class I SAM-dependent methyltransferase — MKAKGSDWYKSIWTLEAKNQSWVEETENQVEFIIKTLNLTGKEHILDLACGFGRHSLAFARRGFSVVGVDITKEFINDAIKSSEEESLQVQFIHSDIRDIRFNNEFDVVLNLADGAIGYLESDEENLKIFDVISTALKSGGKHFMDVCNAEHAEYYFPKHAWEIGASALSLSLFEWDRKNRRMLYGGCDIPYGEPAKRPEIPYGDPIRLYTLEELQSIFYKRNMKIVSAFSNYNGKEASYKELQLMVYSLKL; from the coding sequence ATGAAAGCGAAAGGCTCAGACTGGTATAAGAGTATATGGACACTGGAAGCAAAGAATCAATCATGGGTTGAGGAGACAGAGAATCAAGTGGAATTTATAATAAAAACCCTTAATCTTACAGGCAAGGAACATATACTTGATCTAGCTTGCGGTTTTGGCAGGCATTCCCTTGCTTTTGCAAGAAGAGGATTTTCGGTGGTTGGAGTTGATATTACGAAGGAGTTTATCAATGATGCAATAAAAAGCAGTGAAGAGGAATCCCTGCAGGTACAATTTATCCATTCTGATATTCGCGACATTCGGTTCAATAATGAATTTGATGTTGTACTAAATCTGGCGGATGGTGCAATCGGGTATCTTGAGAGTGACGAAGAGAACCTAAAGATCTTTGATGTGATATCCACGGCGTTAAAGTCAGGAGGCAAGCATTTTATGGATGTCTGTAATGCAGAACATGCAGAGTATTACTTCCCGAAACACGCATGGGAAATAGGTGCAAGCGCATTGTCCTTATCCTTATTTGAATGGGATAGGAAGAATAGGAGAATGCTTTATGGAGGATGTGACATTCCATATGGAGAACCTGCAAAAAGACCTGAGATACCTTATGGAGACCCTATCCGGTTATATACATTGGAAGAACTGCAAAGCATCTTTTATAAAAGGAACATGAAAATAGTTAGCGCCTTTTCAAACTACAATGGGAAGGAAGCATCCTATAAAGAATTGCAACTTATGGTGTACTCATTGAAATTGTAG
- a CDS encoding DUF4037 domain-containing protein — MKTNRPYVTINKESKLKELMEALHKNMDNIKKFDGIAGIMLDGGMSRGYADYLSEIDVVIFLHDKEFQSYKEEKTPIALGITKMEGYLYDIKVLNYEEEWRKEYDSIALWDMSYAKILYDTNGELKSLFDRKLKTVRDVSAAEGLMFEAWWNYKLAGDIWLHREDILQGHYCLNNAVKPLLSALFIANSEYIPHDKWLIHMSRTLEWKPLPYDELLQGILYTGDMNLESLYKRQKSLECFWNAINDKLCGMLDFNNGLKLMHRGVFQNLERIIEKDSFTLSEWKEFSSISSLNYEPLFSFTEIKDGMVMIDRNKLNTLGEKELYDWFYDVVKAVRQESVMNNREVIKE, encoded by the coding sequence ATGAAAACAAACAGACCTTATGTAACAATTAATAAAGAGAGTAAGTTAAAGGAATTGATGGAAGCACTTCATAAAAATATGGATAATATTAAAAAATTTGACGGCATTGCCGGTATTATGCTGGATGGAGGTATGTCAAGAGGTTATGCCGATTACCTGTCAGAAATAGATGTGGTGATCTTTTTACATGATAAAGAATTCCAGAGTTATAAAGAGGAGAAAACGCCAATAGCACTTGGTATAACTAAGATGGAGGGATACTTATATGATATAAAAGTTCTGAATTATGAGGAAGAATGGAGGAAGGAATATGACAGTATCGCATTATGGGATATGTCTTATGCTAAGATCTTATATGATACCAACGGAGAATTAAAGAGTCTGTTTGACAGGAAGCTTAAAACGGTAAGGGATGTTTCAGCTGCGGAAGGATTGATGTTTGAAGCTTGGTGGAATTATAAGCTTGCAGGAGATATATGGCTTCACAGAGAAGATATTCTCCAGGGACATTATTGCCTTAATAATGCCGTTAAACCCTTACTGTCTGCCCTATTTATAGCAAACAGTGAATATATACCTCATGATAAGTGGCTGATTCATATGAGCAGAACCTTGGAATGGAAGCCGCTTCCTTATGATGAATTATTGCAGGGAATTCTTTATACCGGCGATATGAATCTGGAGAGCTTATATAAAAGACAGAAAAGTCTGGAATGTTTCTGGAATGCCATTAATGACAAGCTGTGCGGTATGCTTGATTTTAACAATGGCCTTAAGTTAATGCATAGAGGAGTATTTCAGAATCTGGAGAGGATTATAGAAAAAGATAGTTTTACACTGAGTGAATGGAAGGAGTTCAGCAGTATATCGAGTTTAAATTATGAGCCTCTTTTTAGTTTTACTGAAATAAAAGATGGGATGGTTATGATAGATAGAAATAAATTGAATACATTGGGTGAGAAAGAATTATACGATTGGTTTTACGATGTAGTAAAAGCGGTAAGACAGGAGAGTGTGATGAATAACAGAGAAGTTATCAAAGAATAA
- a CDS encoding transglutaminase domain-containing protein, producing MELYYYSQMNKQQQRIYQVIKSGLESLSLSFDVQRIDGRELSDIFYKLRLDCPEIFYAPTFRYSFYEDSTLVRIKPEYLFEKNKIIEHQKAMSARVEKLTRVVKDKSDLEKEQYIHDFICENVTYDKLKKQYSHEILGPLGQGVGVCEGIAKAVKILCDRLSIPCIVVISENNPEKNIKYRHAWNVIRINGVWYHLDATFDNSLGKKEVRYDYFNLDDKSIFKDHEPVIYNVPGCNDGDHFYYKEKKLSFTKQEDVAKRCQQAIKKGNVLTFHWRGGYLTRAVLEDLVHTIAERATEKNMHSQVSINWAQAVIRVKFIQECIEDTVKMEDAYEEENDMLP from the coding sequence ATGGAACTATATTATTATAGCCAGATGAACAAACAACAGCAAAGAATTTATCAGGTCATCAAAAGCGGCCTGGAATCCCTTTCACTAAGTTTTGATGTTCAAAGAATTGATGGAAGAGAACTAAGCGATATCTTTTACAAGCTAAGACTGGACTGTCCTGAGATATTTTATGCTCCGACATTTCGTTATTCTTTTTACGAGGATTCCACACTTGTAAGGATTAAGCCTGAATATTTGTTTGAAAAGAATAAAATCATAGAGCATCAGAAGGCGATGAGTGCCAGGGTGGAGAAGCTTACCCGGGTTGTTAAGGATAAAAGTGACCTGGAAAAGGAGCAATATATTCATGATTTTATCTGTGAAAATGTGACTTATGATAAGCTGAAGAAACAGTATTCCCATGAAATACTAGGGCCCTTGGGGCAGGGAGTCGGTGTCTGTGAAGGAATTGCAAAAGCAGTAAAGATTCTTTGCGATCGACTGTCTATTCCTTGTATTGTCGTTATTTCTGAGAATAATCCGGAAAAGAACATCAAATATCGTCATGCATGGAATGTGATACGAATCAATGGAGTTTGGTATCATTTAGATGCTACGTTTGATAATTCATTAGGTAAAAAAGAAGTGAGATATGATTATTTTAATTTGGATGATAAAAGCATTTTCAAGGATCACGAGCCTGTAATATACAATGTTCCTGGGTGTAATGACGGTGATCATTTTTATTATAAGGAGAAGAAGCTTTCTTTTACCAAGCAGGAGGATGTAGCAAAACGCTGTCAGCAAGCTATCAAAAAGGGAAATGTTCTTACATTTCATTGGAGAGGCGGCTATCTCACAAGAGCAGTTCTAGAGGATCTAGTACATACCATAGCTGAGAGAGCCACGGAAAAGAACATGCACAGTCAGGTTTCTATAAACTGGGCACAAGCAGTCATCCGCGTGAAATTCATTCAGGAATGTATAGAAGATACGGTTAAGATGGAAGATGCTTATGAAGAGGAAAACGATATGTTACCCTAG
- a CDS encoding DUF4367 domain-containing protein: MKKIIVFILCAVITLSFTACSNNSPSKDSTQKQTTGDNAQIPNPFVDCKTIADANKIAGFTVVTPKTLPTGYSQDTIRAIKDDLVEIIYVKGENKISFRQGKDSKDISGDYNEYKESNTLTIGSLQVTIKGDNGKVNLAVWTDGDYAYAISSEGLDNNTISDMITSMKSDADDNVQIPNPFIDCATMADAKKTAGFTLTVPSKMPKGYVQELIQATENDMVQVFYKNGEKEILIRKTKGTEDISGDYNEYKENNTITVGSLKVSTKGNDGKINTATWVDGEYTYSITANLGETGLDATTINEMVSDIH, from the coding sequence ATGAAAAAAATTATAGTTTTTATTCTTTGCGCAGTTATAACATTATCCTTTACCGCTTGCTCCAACAATTCTCCCTCAAAAGATAGTACCCAAAAACAAACCACCGGGGATAACGCACAAATTCCAAATCCCTTTGTTGATTGTAAAACCATAGCGGACGCCAATAAAATAGCCGGGTTTACTGTAGTTACCCCTAAAACCCTACCGACTGGTTATTCACAGGATACAATACGTGCTATTAAAGATGACCTTGTAGAAATCATTTATGTGAAGGGCGAAAACAAAATCAGTTTCCGTCAAGGCAAAGACAGTAAAGATATCAGCGGCGACTACAACGAATATAAAGAAAGTAATACCCTGACCATCGGAAGTCTGCAAGTAACGATTAAGGGAGACAACGGAAAAGTTAACCTTGCTGTATGGACTGATGGAGATTATGCCTATGCAATTTCGTCAGAAGGTCTTGACAATAATACAATTAGCGATATGATAACCAGTATGAAGTCTGACGCTGATGACAATGTTCAAATACCCAATCCTTTTATTGATTGCGCTACAATGGCGGATGCAAAAAAAACAGCCGGTTTTACCCTTACTGTTCCCTCAAAAATGCCGAAAGGTTATGTACAGGAGCTCATTCAGGCCACTGAAAATGATATGGTGCAGGTTTTCTATAAAAATGGTGAAAAGGAAATTCTCATCCGCAAGACGAAAGGCACCGAGGACATCAGCGGTGACTATAATGAATATAAAGAAAATAACACAATCACTGTTGGCAGCCTCAAGGTATCTACCAAAGGAAATGATGGTAAAATCAACACAGCCACATGGGTTGACGGGGAGTATACCTATTCTATTACTGCCAATCTTGGAGAAACAGGTTTGGATGCGACCACTATCAACGAAATGGTAAGCGATATCCACTAA
- a CDS encoding RNA polymerase sigma factor, with amino-acid sequence MVETYKLPNGLWSFINFLKECIFSLFCLLHSAGNSTKVIPIQGTLSSAQINEQAGRLMTTYGNNVLRLAYSYLHNMSDAEEVLQDALIQFIKTQPQFETTEHEKAWLLRVAINLSKNKITYNNIRKTDELSETLAANETEDLSFVWDAVKQLPEKYSEVIHLFYHEGYSTAKIASLLSKKEATVRSLLQRARIKLKDVLKEVYDFEE; translated from the coding sequence ATGGTAGAAACATACAAGCTACCAAATGGATTATGGAGCTTTATAAACTTCTTAAAGGAGTGTATCTTTTCCCTGTTCTGCTTGCTACATTCTGCAGGAAACAGCACGAAGGTAATACCCATACAGGGCACTTTGTCTTCTGCTCAGATCAATGAGCAAGCTGGCCGATTGATGACAACCTATGGAAATAATGTTCTACGCCTTGCTTACTCCTACCTTCACAATATGAGCGATGCAGAAGAGGTATTACAGGATGCATTAATACAATTTATTAAAACACAGCCACAATTTGAAACAACTGAACATGAAAAAGCATGGTTACTGCGGGTTGCGATTAATCTCAGCAAAAATAAGATAACCTATAATAACATCCGAAAAACCGATGAACTAAGCGAAACCTTGGCAGCAAACGAAACCGAGGATTTATCTTTTGTGTGGGATGCCGTGAAACAACTACCAGAAAAATACAGCGAAGTCATTCATCTTTTTTATCATGAGGGTTACTCTACCGCCAAAATAGCTTCCCTATTATCAAAGAAAGAAGCAACTGTTCGTTCATTACTGCAAAGAGCCAGAATCAAACTGAAAGATGTGCTGAAGGAGGTGTATGATTTTGAAGAATAG
- a CDS encoding DUF1796 family putative cysteine peptidase, with translation MYYYDLYISVGGACRPAYHLQANDLRNEAYPLDWQMEYSLDTVIHLFKTQFVDFFVDIEEDNNRGDSKYRWINDTINNIVSIHHFPRNIEVEKAQKKFLEKMSKRFKNMDDKLEKAKRVVLICNRTDTIEKLQLFLKEFSSLYPHLEIKLINIRNNEEMDINSYNMKRYVLSDCLSIEEYSFNDTFNGFTQERADWRGNMEIWGNILNNYYNKHRFECFRIMQKIKDENKALVIYGAGKRCLDLLYRFDKYDIQIKGIAVTDTHNNSQSIRQYGVNAIEKYDKDDTIVISLKDRYEAEIIKNTLLSKGYYNLYFVNDKLNLEKAF, from the coding sequence ATGTATTATTATGATTTATATATATCAGTCGGAGGTGCATGTCGTCCTGCATATCATTTGCAGGCAAATGATTTAAGAAATGAAGCATATCCTTTAGACTGGCAGATGGAGTATTCTTTGGATACCGTTATTCATTTATTTAAAACCCAATTTGTTGATTTTTTTGTTGATATTGAAGAAGATAATAATAGGGGGGATAGTAAATATAGATGGATTAATGATACTATAAATAATATTGTTTCTATTCATCATTTTCCAAGGAATATAGAAGTTGAAAAAGCACAAAAAAAGTTCCTTGAAAAAATGAGTAAAAGATTTAAAAATATGGATGATAAATTAGAGAAAGCAAAGCGAGTGGTTTTGATTTGCAATAGAACAGATACTATAGAAAAATTACAGCTTTTTTTAAAGGAATTTTCATCATTATATCCACATTTAGAAATTAAATTGATAAACATACGAAATAATGAAGAAATGGACATAAATTCATATAATATGAAGCGATATGTGCTAAGTGATTGTTTATCTATTGAGGAATATAGTTTTAATGATACATTTAACGGCTTTACACAAGAAAGAGCCGATTGGCGTGGAAATATGGAAATATGGGGGAATATTTTAAATAATTATTATAATAAGCATAGGTTTGAATGTTTTAGAATTATGCAAAAAATAAAAGATGAAAATAAAGCACTAGTTATATATGGGGCAGGAAAAAGGTGTTTGGATTTATTGTATAGATTTGATAAGTATGATATTCAAATAAAAGGTATTGCAGTTACGGATACTCACAATAACTCACAATCAATTAGGCAATATGGTGTAAATGCTATAGAAAAATATGATAAAGATGATACAATTGTAATTTCTTTAAAAGATAGATATGAAGCTGAAATAATTAAGAATACTCTATTATCAAAGGGATATTATAATTTATATTTTGTAAATGATAAATTAAATTTAGAAAAAGCCTTTTAA